One Ranitomeya imitator isolate aRanImi1 chromosome 1, aRanImi1.pri, whole genome shotgun sequence DNA window includes the following coding sequences:
- the LOC138677102 gene encoding uncharacterized protein, with translation MAMTSNTFSYNNEECSSILAQSTLSCDFLKIPPRETRGRDLERALRHQVNIELHCATLSEYLRVKRIPRGLRVPLRPTLFSDCSDYCLRFEQILNKCSFDLITLTLEHLHKAIDTNAAKIKSIETQLSSTGTAEELSTLRTHIQERVDLHKRDTENRKRSKFSRDTIDYETNQVYRWHDNSTSRRQPARNQRSSTDYSTSGSDQERNALPSTSSLFLGQRRRFPKRKPDGAPPRRDTTDQMRITRSKSRLY, from the exons ATGGCTATGACCTCCAATACTTTTTCATACAATAATGAAGAGTGTTCTTCTATTCTGGCACAGTCCACTCTCTCCTGTGACTTTCTGAAAATACCCCCACGTGAGACACGGGGACGTGACCTTGAACGAGCACTTAGGCACCAAGTCAACATAGAATTGCACTGCGCCACCCTCTCCGAGTACCTCCGTGTTAAGAGGATCCCCAGAGGGCTTCGAGTCCCCCTCCGTCCCACCCTGTTTAGTGACTGTTCTGATTATTGTCTGAGGTTTGAACAGATACTTAATAAATGTTCATTTGATCTGATAACACTCACCCTAGAACATCTTCACAAAGCAATTGATACCAACGCGGCCAAAATCAAAAGTATCGAAACTCAGCTATCTTCCACCGGTACAGCAGAGGaactgagcaccttgaggacccatATCCAGGAGCGGGTTGATCTACATAAAAGGGATACTGAGAACCGCAAACGCAGCAAATTCTCTCGTGACACGATTGACTACGAGACTAATCAAGTATACCGATGGCACGACAACTCGACATCAAGACGCCAACCTGCACGCAACCAGAGATCCTCTACAGACTATTCCACCTCGGGCTCAGACCAAGAGAGGAACGCCCTCCCCTCTACTTCAAGCCTTTTTTTAGGACAACGACGCCGATTTCCAAAAAGAAAACCCGACGGAGCGCCTCCAAGAAGGGACACCACGGATCAAATGCGGATCACGAGATCCAAG agtcgtctatattga